A genomic window from Pseudonocardia broussonetiae includes:
- a CDS encoding LacI family DNA-binding transcriptional regulator, with product MKDVAERANVSVSTVSYVLNDSGPVAQDRRNRVLDAIRLLDYSPNESARSLKRRSASTIAMVVPDLTNQFFAMVTEGVQRAASAVNVLVVLVVPDAIELPEENYAKLLRSQRVDGVIYLSGTGSMPESIYDLAKSGPVVLVDEQIPGRDLPAIVCDSRRGAREVATHVLDQGHRRIAVIGGPPALWTAQQRLAGYREAIAGAGIDPDSVPVHAGDYRQESGRAAATQILSGPAGERPTALLCANDLMAIGAIDCLRNNGLRVPEDMSVVGFDDLPISALLTPRLTSVRQPAHDMGFRAANVLFNLLEGNDVDTSGTLPAIVKIRESVGPPCR from the coding sequence ATGAAGGACGTCGCAGAGCGCGCGAACGTCTCGGTCAGCACGGTCAGCTACGTGTTGAACGACAGCGGGCCCGTGGCGCAGGACAGGAGGAACCGCGTTCTCGACGCGATCCGACTCCTGGACTACTCCCCTAACGAGTCGGCGCGGAGCCTGAAGCGGCGCTCGGCCTCGACGATCGCCATGGTCGTCCCCGACCTGACCAACCAGTTCTTCGCGATGGTCACCGAGGGGGTGCAGCGGGCGGCGTCGGCGGTCAACGTGCTGGTCGTGCTCGTGGTGCCCGACGCGATCGAGCTGCCGGAGGAGAACTACGCGAAGCTGCTGCGCAGTCAGCGGGTCGACGGGGTGATCTACCTGTCGGGGACGGGTTCCATGCCCGAGTCCATCTACGACCTCGCGAAGTCCGGACCGGTGGTCCTCGTCGACGAGCAGATCCCGGGCCGGGACCTGCCCGCGATCGTGTGCGACTCCCGGCGCGGTGCGCGCGAGGTGGCGACGCACGTGCTGGACCAGGGGCACCGCCGCATCGCGGTGATCGGCGGGCCCCCGGCGCTGTGGACCGCGCAGCAGCGGCTCGCCGGGTACCGGGAGGCGATCGCCGGTGCCGGGATCGACCCCGATTCCGTTCCGGTCCACGCGGGGGACTACCGACAGGAGTCGGGCAGGGCTGCGGCCACGCAGATCCTGTCGGGTCCGGCGGGTGAGCGTCCCACCGCACTGCTGTGCGCCAACGACCTCATGGCCATCGGCGCCATCGACTGCCTCAGGAACAACGGGTTGAGGGTGCCTGAGGACATGAGTGTGGTGGGCTTCGACGACCTGCCCATCTCGGCACTGCTGACCCCACGGCTCACCAGTGTGCGTCAGCCGGCCCACGACATGGGCTTCCGCGCCGCGAACGTGCTGTTCAACCTGCTGGAGGGCAACGATGTCGACACCAGTGGCACGCTTCCCGCCATCGTCAAGATCCGTGAAAGCGTGGGTCCGCCGTGTCGCTGA
- a CDS encoding HAD family hydrolase, with protein sequence MTRTHLHVFDMDGTLLRGAGSVELARHLGTHEPADRIEQAWLRGEITDVQFWEQMLPLWADVSEAEIDAAFAASAWMDGVREVFADIRSRGEHIAVISQSPHFFVRRLEAWGAHRTFGSDVVPNVPTRKERLLTLQHKVDITLALLDELEITDQECVAYGDSTSDTLLFARLPYTVGVNCTARLRESATVCFEGDDIRGAYALGRELLDGARTGRGCPA encoded by the coding sequence ATGACCCGGACGCACCTGCACGTCTTCGACATGGACGGCACCCTCCTGCGCGGAGCCGGCTCGGTCGAGCTCGCCCGGCACCTGGGGACCCATGAGCCGGCCGACCGGATCGAGCAGGCATGGCTCCGCGGCGAGATCACCGACGTGCAGTTCTGGGAGCAGATGCTGCCGCTCTGGGCCGACGTCAGCGAAGCCGAGATCGATGCGGCGTTCGCCGCGTCGGCCTGGATGGACGGCGTCCGCGAGGTCTTCGCCGACATCCGGTCGCGCGGCGAGCACATCGCCGTCATCTCGCAGTCGCCGCACTTCTTCGTCAGGAGGTTGGAGGCCTGGGGTGCCCATCGCACGTTCGGATCCGACGTGGTGCCGAACGTCCCGACCCGCAAGGAGCGGCTCCTCACGCTGCAGCACAAGGTCGACATCACCCTGGCGCTGCTCGACGAGCTCGAGATCACCGATCAGGAGTGCGTGGCATACGGCGACTCGACCTCGGACACCCTGCTCTTCGCACGTCTGCCCTACACCGTGGGGGTCAACTGCACCGCCCGGCTGCGGGAGAGTGCGACGGTGTGCTTCGAGGGCGACGACATCCGTGGCGCCTACGCGCTGGGCAGGGAACTGCTCGACGGCGCACGGACCGGCCGCGGGTGCCCGGCATGA
- a CDS encoding pyridoxamine 5'-phosphate oxidase family protein, whose product MAVTASTWQPLRGDKRWAYLSRAKTIRVATANEDGSIYLSPLWLVVHDKKIYIPIDAASRHGDNFRAGRALSALVDQGDEYATVSGVRIIGSMREVEDAALAADLAQLVLDKYFHVGHPFAEQYLEFGDVAGRTYYELVPDKMIGWDMRELSVLPMPESRVLPAHVEDRIL is encoded by the coding sequence ATGGCTGTTACCGCGAGCACCTGGCAGCCCCTGCGGGGCGACAAGCGCTGGGCGTACCTGTCCCGGGCGAAGACGATCCGCGTGGCGACGGCCAACGAGGACGGATCGATCTACCTCTCGCCGCTCTGGCTGGTCGTGCACGACAAGAAGATCTACATCCCCATCGACGCCGCGTCCCGGCACGGCGACAACTTCCGTGCGGGACGCGCGCTCTCCGCTCTGGTCGACCAGGGCGACGAGTACGCGACCGTGTCCGGGGTCCGGATCATCGGCAGCATGCGCGAGGTCGAGGACGCGGCGCTGGCCGCCGATCTGGCGCAGCTCGTGCTCGACAAGTACTTCCACGTCGGGCACCCGTTCGCCGAGCAGTACCTCGAGTTCGGCGACGTGGCCGGCCGCACCTACTACGAGCTGGTGCCCGACAAGATGATCGGGTGGGACATGCGCGAGCTCAGCGTGCTTCCCATGCCGGAGTCGCGCGTGCTCCCGGCCCACGTCGAGGACCGCATCCTGTGA
- a CDS encoding TIGR00730 family Rossman fold protein, whose amino-acid sequence MTMITSLCVFCGSNTGRGPRYVDGARRLGRHLAEEGIAVVYGGASVGTMGTLADAALEARGTVIGVIPREQAGQEIAHQGLTELHVVESMHERKAKMVELAGGFIALPGGLGTLEEFAEVLTWSQLGIHSLPTGLLDTDGYYGHFLAFLDHAVIEGFLRQGDRDLVLAGQDPAELLDALRAWAPAGDQQWQPVE is encoded by the coding sequence ATGACGATGATCACGAGCCTGTGCGTGTTCTGCGGCTCGAACACCGGCCGGGGACCGCGGTACGTCGACGGCGCCCGACGGCTCGGACGGCACCTCGCAGAGGAGGGCATCGCCGTCGTGTACGGCGGTGCGAGCGTCGGCACGATGGGAACACTCGCGGACGCCGCCCTCGAAGCCCGCGGGACGGTGATCGGTGTGATCCCCCGCGAACAGGCCGGCCAGGAGATCGCTCACCAGGGCCTGACGGAGCTGCACGTCGTGGAGTCGATGCACGAGCGCAAGGCGAAGATGGTCGAACTCGCAGGGGGTTTCATCGCGCTCCCCGGCGGCCTCGGAACACTGGAGGAGTTCGCCGAGGTCCTCACGTGGTCCCAGCTCGGCATCCACTCCCTACCCACCGGCCTGCTCGACACCGACGGGTACTACGGGCACTTCCTCGCCTTCCTCGACCACGCTGTGATCGAAGGGTTCCTCCGACAAGGCGACCGGGATCTTGTGCTCGCCGGACAGGATCCCGCGGAGCTCCTGGATGCGTTGCGAGCCTGGGCGCCTGCAGGGGATCAGCAGTGGCAGCCGGTCGAATGA
- a CDS encoding cupin domain-containing protein — MTEYDPDARNARRYPRVIVPEEIDKMPVLTFNTGIVTNIFLSRERDDARYFRHGYCYGEPDHLPYHWDQKDFDETHYVLEGKIHLVVEDAAGRTIVLEAGEGEHIYLPAGYKYTLENTGVTWKFFWTSGPSPKVGVADAADYSRELKALRAAEGN; from the coding sequence GTGACGGAGTACGACCCCGACGCTCGCAACGCGCGTCGTTACCCGCGGGTCATCGTGCCTGAGGAGATCGACAAGATGCCGGTGCTGACGTTCAACACCGGCATCGTGACCAACATCTTCCTGTCGCGGGAACGCGACGACGCCCGCTACTTCCGGCACGGCTACTGCTACGGCGAGCCCGACCACCTGCCCTACCACTGGGACCAGAAGGACTTCGACGAGACGCACTACGTCCTCGAGGGCAAGATCCATCTGGTCGTCGAGGACGCGGCCGGTCGCACGATCGTGCTCGAGGCCGGGGAGGGTGAGCACATCTACCTGCCTGCCGGTTACAAGTACACGCTCGAGAACACCGGGGTCACGTGGAAGTTCTTCTGGACCTCCGGCCCGTCCCCGAAGGTCGGCGTTGCCGATGCTGCCGACTACAGCCGTGAGCTGAAGGCGCTGCGCGCCGCGGAGGGGAACTGA
- a CDS encoding PfkB family carbohydrate kinase, which produces MKDIDVVVVGAVNVDMVVNAPRLPAPGETVVGRGVERHGGGKGANAAVAAARAGGAVCYVGAVGDDDTGRQALRDLQDDGVDTSGVEVSASAPTGVALIVVGPGGENQIAVGAGANDDVTAEAVLAQLGRLLPRAGCLLVSTEIPAAAVAAAVHAARAAGVPCILNPAPVLPVVVDLLGLGPLLTPNAGECLALAEQAGVTSQEVAPGDAPPDEVPSLSSVGEAARALAELTGSELVVTLGADGVLVVDPAGTVTHVQPRPATVRDTTGAGDTFNGVLALALARGEPLDAAVRLANVAASLSVGGDGARGGMPTADELTTEAAVHAR; this is translated from the coding sequence ATGAAGGACATCGATGTCGTGGTCGTCGGTGCCGTCAACGTGGACATGGTGGTGAACGCCCCGCGCCTGCCCGCGCCGGGCGAGACCGTCGTCGGCCGGGGCGTCGAAAGGCACGGCGGAGGAAAGGGTGCGAACGCCGCGGTCGCAGCAGCCCGCGCGGGTGGTGCTGTCTGCTACGTCGGTGCTGTCGGTGACGATGACACCGGACGGCAAGCTCTTCGGGACCTGCAGGACGACGGTGTCGACACCAGCGGCGTCGAAGTCAGCGCGTCAGCGCCGACAGGGGTGGCGTTGATCGTGGTCGGTCCCGGCGGAGAGAACCAGATCGCCGTTGGCGCCGGTGCGAACGACGATGTGACCGCGGAGGCGGTCCTGGCCCAGCTCGGCCGCCTGCTTCCCCGTGCGGGCTGCCTCCTCGTCAGCACGGAGATCCCGGCCGCCGCGGTCGCAGCAGCCGTGCACGCTGCTCGGGCCGCCGGCGTGCCATGCATCCTCAACCCTGCGCCGGTCCTTCCCGTCGTCGTCGACCTGCTCGGGCTCGGCCCCCTCCTGACGCCCAACGCCGGCGAGTGCCTCGCACTCGCCGAGCAGGCCGGTGTCACCTCGCAGGAGGTCGCACCGGGAGATGCGCCGCCCGACGAGGTGCCATCGCTGTCATCGGTCGGCGAGGCCGCCCGGGCCCTGGCGGAGCTGACCGGCTCGGAACTGGTGGTCACTCTCGGGGCCGATGGGGTCCTCGTCGTCGACCCCGCAGGAACGGTCACCCACGTGCAGCCCCGACCGGCCACCGTTCGAGACACGACGGGAGCGGGGGACACCTTCAACGGTGTGCTCGCCCTCGCGCTGGCCCGGGGTGAACCCCTCGACGCCGCGGTCCGCCTGGCCAACGTCGCGGCGTCCCTCTCGGTGGGTGGAGACGGCGCCCGGGGCGGCATGCCCACCGCCGACGAGTTGACGACGGAGGCCGCCGTTCATGCCCGGTGA
- a CDS encoding nicotinate phosphoribosyltransferase: MDGPMGYLDNLIINTDNYKHCHYPLYPPGTEYVSSYIESRGGDWPVTQFVGLQAYLREYLMRPITLEDIDEAEFVTREQGMHFNRENWLGILNDHGGYLPVEIEAVPEGIVLPARNVLVQLINTDPKYFWATSFFETALLRAVWYPTTIGTVSWLSKMVIKEALARTSDNPHLIRNILHDYGARGVSSQQSAALGGLAHLVNFDQSDTVPGILAAKHFYNAGKVSNSGPNSEHAGFCAWGRENEADALRNMLDIYAKDGVALLLSDTYDHENCVKKIIGVELKEQIRNFPGLVGIRPDSGDIVEVTADTTEWLMEAFGYEVNSKGFKILPPYIRVVQGDGVNFYSLPQVYMELERRGLAADNAVFGMGGGLLQHWNRDTMNFGQKASAVCVNGEWRDISKQPTGASFKTSKAGRLALKYENGTYVTVPKGSIPESENVLKPVFRNGKLLKKWDFTELIANGEREVPESYYINHVGQMRTVVNEAAVIASA; the protein is encoded by the coding sequence GTGGACGGGCCGATGGGCTACCTCGACAACCTGATCATCAACACCGACAACTACAAGCACTGCCACTACCCGCTGTACCCCCCGGGCACCGAGTACGTCTCGAGCTACATCGAGTCCCGAGGCGGCGACTGGCCGGTGACTCAGTTCGTCGGGTTGCAGGCGTACCTGCGCGAGTACCTGATGCGCCCGATCACGCTCGAGGACATCGACGAGGCCGAGTTCGTCACGCGCGAGCAAGGCATGCACTTCAACCGCGAGAACTGGCTCGGCATCCTCAACGATCACGGCGGCTACCTGCCCGTCGAGATCGAGGCCGTGCCGGAGGGCATCGTCCTACCGGCGCGCAACGTCCTCGTCCAGCTGATCAATACCGACCCGAAGTACTTCTGGGCGACCAGCTTCTTCGAGACCGCCCTGCTGCGTGCTGTCTGGTACCCGACGACGATCGGCACGGTGAGCTGGCTGTCGAAGATGGTGATCAAGGAGGCGCTGGCCCGCACCTCTGACAACCCCCACCTGATCCGCAACATCCTGCACGACTACGGGGCGCGCGGAGTGAGCTCCCAGCAGTCCGCCGCGCTCGGCGGCCTTGCGCACCTGGTCAACTTCGACCAGTCCGACACGGTGCCCGGCATCCTGGCCGCCAAGCACTTCTACAACGCGGGCAAGGTCTCCAACTCGGGCCCGAACTCCGAGCACGCCGGCTTCTGCGCCTGGGGACGCGAGAACGAGGCCGACGCGCTCCGGAACATGCTCGACATCTACGCCAAGGATGGTGTCGCACTCCTCCTCAGCGACACCTACGACCACGAGAACTGCGTCAAGAAGATCATCGGCGTCGAGCTCAAGGAGCAGATCCGGAACTTCCCGGGTCTGGTCGGGATCCGGCCGGACTCCGGCGACATCGTCGAGGTCACCGCGGACACCACCGAGTGGCTCATGGAGGCCTTCGGCTACGAGGTCAACTCGAAGGGCTTCAAGATCCTTCCGCCCTACATCCGGGTCGTGCAGGGCGACGGCGTGAACTTCTACAGTCTCCCGCAGGTCTACATGGAGCTCGAGCGCCGTGGTCTCGCCGCCGACAACGCGGTCTTCGGCATGGGCGGTGGCCTGCTGCAGCACTGGAACCGCGACACGATGAACTTCGGGCAGAAGGCGTCGGCGGTGTGCGTCAACGGCGAATGGCGCGACATCTCCAAGCAGCCGACCGGCGCCTCGTTCAAGACCTCGAAGGCGGGCCGACTCGCGCTCAAGTACGAGAACGGCACGTACGTCACCGTGCCGAAGGGGTCGATCCCGGAGTCGGAGAACGTGCTCAAGCCGGTGTTCCGCAACGGCAAGCTGCTCAAGAAATGGGACTTCACCGAGCTCATCGCCAACGGCGAGCGCGAGGTTCCGGAGTCCTACTACATCAACCACGTCGGACAGATGCGCACCGTGGTCAACGAGGCCGCCGTGATCGCTTCGGCCTGA
- a CDS encoding glutamine amidotransferase has translation MSAGVGAGRPPRVLFAGESWMKHTIHMKGFDQFHTTEYEEGAGEFLAALDREGFPVTYIRGHEISSRFPRTMTELDEFDVVVLSDIGSNSFLLPDETFLRSERSTNRLALLRDWTRAGGGLVMIGGYMSFTGIDGKARFGMTPLADVLPVVMLDHDDRIEESEGVKADFDQPAHEVLGGTPAEWPLLLGYNRVIAKPEATTVARAGDDPLLVVGQAGEGRSVAFTSDLAPHWAPPEFVGWPHYQQFWASVLRWAARASS, from the coding sequence GTGAGCGCCGGAGTCGGGGCGGGTCGCCCCCCGCGGGTGCTGTTCGCCGGTGAGTCGTGGATGAAGCACACCATCCACATGAAGGGGTTCGACCAGTTCCACACCACGGAGTACGAGGAGGGCGCGGGGGAGTTCCTGGCCGCCCTCGACCGGGAGGGGTTCCCGGTCACCTACATCCGCGGGCACGAGATCTCGTCGAGGTTCCCCAGGACCATGACCGAACTCGACGAGTTCGACGTCGTGGTGCTCTCCGACATCGGGTCCAACTCGTTCCTGCTGCCGGACGAGACGTTCCTGCGGTCGGAGCGCAGCACCAACCGGCTCGCCCTGCTGCGCGACTGGACGCGGGCGGGCGGGGGGCTGGTCATGATCGGTGGCTACATGTCCTTCACCGGCATCGACGGGAAGGCGCGGTTCGGCATGACGCCGCTGGCCGACGTGCTCCCGGTCGTGATGCTGGACCACGACGACCGGATCGAGGAGTCCGAGGGCGTCAAGGCAGACTTCGACCAGCCGGCGCACGAGGTGCTGGGTGGTACCCCTGCGGAGTGGCCGTTGCTGCTGGGGTACAACCGGGTCATCGCCAAGCCGGAGGCGACGACCGTCGCGCGGGCCGGCGACGACCCGCTGCTGGTCGTCGGACAGGCGGGTGAGGGCCGGTCCGTGGCCTTCACCTCCGACCTGGCGCCGCACTGGGCGCCACCTGAGTTCGTGGGGTGGCCGCACTACCAGCAGTTCTGGGCGTCCGTCCTGCGATGGGCGGCTCGCGCCAGCTCCTAG
- a CDS encoding tyrosine-type recombinase/integrase, whose amino-acid sequence MTTPGIPLGVMLHGAIEERPDRPLRYRARVRWTDPASGRRRSKSEAFAAEEPATAWIGQMQRLALGGVHPETATMTLAEYGEAVMPLALRGLEAKTLDPYLSGWRRRVVPSLGHLTPRMITNGAVDRAAGSWIADECSRSTIKNSLAVLVRVMEQAVRDGILDRNPARITGWQHQFRAAEDELDDPRSLALPDWTTLVRLADALVARSADRHRGWGDVTVFAACTAARIGEVSGCRVGDIDTRTWMWTVRRQTTPSPGGLVDKGTKGKRARVVPLIADVRELVQHRIAAAGGRPNARLFTGPRGGRITTAVLRDATHWDEVVSSLGLEHLRRHALRHTGLTWMADAGVPVHVLRVIAGHGSLTTTQRYLHPDRRSITDAGEALTAYLRTPRSPRGPQPEARQIVRVETATGRAPAPSHESAGRTTKRAAPP is encoded by the coding sequence GTGACCACCCCCGGCATACCGCTCGGCGTCATGCTGCACGGCGCGATCGAGGAGCGACCCGATCGGCCGCTCCGGTACCGCGCCCGTGTCCGGTGGACCGACCCTGCGTCGGGCAGGCGACGTTCGAAGTCCGAGGCCTTCGCTGCCGAGGAGCCGGCAACCGCGTGGATCGGCCAGATGCAGCGGCTCGCGCTGGGCGGCGTCCACCCGGAAACAGCCACCATGACACTCGCGGAGTACGGCGAGGCTGTCATGCCGCTGGCGCTGCGCGGTCTGGAGGCCAAGACGCTCGACCCGTACCTGTCGGGTTGGCGGCGACGCGTCGTTCCGTCGCTCGGGCACCTCACGCCCAGGATGATCACCAACGGAGCCGTCGACCGCGCCGCGGGTAGCTGGATCGCCGATGAGTGCAGCCGCTCCACCATCAAGAACAGCCTCGCCGTCCTCGTCCGCGTGATGGAGCAGGCGGTGCGGGACGGCATCCTCGACCGGAACCCGGCCCGCATCACCGGTTGGCAGCACCAGTTCCGCGCGGCCGAGGACGAGCTCGACGACCCCCGCTCGCTGGCGCTCCCCGACTGGACCACGCTGGTCAGGCTCGCGGACGCGCTCGTGGCGCGTTCGGCCGACCGGCACCGCGGTTGGGGCGACGTGACGGTCTTTGCCGCCTGTACGGCGGCGCGTATCGGCGAGGTGTCCGGATGCCGCGTCGGAGACATCGACACCCGGACCTGGATGTGGACCGTCCGTCGCCAGACGACACCCTCACCCGGCGGCCTCGTCGACAAGGGCACCAAGGGCAAGCGGGCACGGGTCGTGCCGCTGATCGCCGACGTCCGCGAGCTCGTTCAGCACCGCATCGCCGCCGCCGGCGGAAGGCCCAACGCCCGACTGTTCACCGGCCCCCGTGGCGGGCGCATCACCACCGCCGTCCTTCGTGACGCTACCCACTGGGACGAGGTCGTGAGCTCGCTCGGCCTGGAGCACCTCCGGCGCCACGCCTTGCGCCACACCGGGCTCACATGGATGGCGGACGCCGGAGTGCCCGTGCACGTATTGCGCGTCATCGCCGGCCACGGATCGCTGACGACGACGCAGCGCTACCTGCACCCCGACCGCCGCAGCATCACCGACGCCGGAGAGGCACTCACTGCCTACCTCCGCACTCCGCGGTCCCCGAGGGGTCCCCAGCCTGAGGCGAGGCAGATCGTCAGAGTGGAGACTGCCACCGGACGTGCTCCGGCTCCATCGCACGAATCAGCAGGTAGAACAACGAAACGGGCGGCTCCTCCGTGA
- a CDS encoding helix-turn-helix transcriptional regulator, translated as MKIHDTWFTTEELADLLGVDPSSVRRWRTATPPEGPPFVRVSTRHTIYARTDIEAWLEQHRTDPGNAA; from the coding sequence ATGAAGATTCACGACACGTGGTTCACGACCGAGGAGCTCGCCGATCTCCTCGGAGTCGATCCCTCGTCGGTGCGCCGCTGGCGCACTGCCACCCCACCGGAGGGGCCCCCGTTCGTCCGGGTCTCGACGCGGCACACCATTTACGCGAGGACCGATATCGAGGCCTGGCTGGAGCAGCACCGCACCGATCCGGGCAACGCCGCGTGA
- a CDS encoding ribose-phosphate diphosphokinase yields MTTDIASVRPGPTSMRFSYDKRLMLFAGRANPALASAIAGQLGVELGPVILKTFSNDEMYCRYTDSIRGADVFIVQPMCGNPATGLNANDALLELLVMIDAAVGASAHRVIAVTPWYGYSRQDKKSAPREPISARLVARMLESAGVDRVLTMDLHAGQLQGFFSRPVDHMTALMMLADHFRGIEADPGELVVVAPDAGRVKLNKQFATRMGAGLAILDKERPRQQVAEIGHVIGDVRDRTAIIVDDIIDTAGTLRAAGEAVVKAGARRVFAAATHPVLSGRAHENLAVAPFERIVVTDTIPLRPGVPDNVDVVSCAPLLADSIRRIFTDDSVSEVFGGNNHLF; encoded by the coding sequence ATGACGACCGACATCGCGTCCGTGCGGCCGGGGCCGACGAGCATGCGGTTCAGCTACGACAAGCGCCTCATGCTGTTCGCAGGCCGCGCCAACCCCGCTCTGGCCTCGGCGATCGCCGGACAGCTCGGCGTCGAGCTCGGCCCGGTGATCCTGAAGACCTTCTCCAACGACGAGATGTACTGCCGCTACACCGACTCCATCCGAGGCGCGGACGTGTTCATCGTCCAACCGATGTGCGGCAACCCCGCCACCGGCCTCAACGCCAACGACGCCCTGCTCGAACTGCTCGTCATGATCGACGCCGCGGTCGGAGCCAGCGCGCACCGCGTGATCGCGGTGACACCGTGGTACGGCTACTCCCGCCAGGACAAGAAGTCCGCACCGCGCGAACCCATCTCAGCCAGGCTCGTGGCCCGCATGCTCGAGTCCGCAGGCGTGGACCGAGTCCTGACCATGGATCTGCACGCCGGTCAGCTGCAGGGCTTCTTCTCCCGCCCGGTGGACCACATGACCGCGCTGATGATGCTCGCCGACCACTTCCGCGGGATCGAGGCGGATCCCGGGGAGCTCGTCGTCGTCGCACCGGATGCGGGCCGGGTCAAGCTCAACAAGCAGTTCGCCACCCGCATGGGCGCGGGGCTCGCGATCCTGGACAAGGAACGCCCCCGCCAGCAGGTCGCCGAGATCGGGCACGTGATCGGCGACGTGCGTGATCGCACCGCGATCATCGTCGACGACATCATCGACACCGCGGGAACTCTGAGGGCAGCAGGCGAAGCCGTCGTCAAGGCCGGTGCCCGACGCGTGTTCGCCGCCGCGACGCACCCGGTGCTCAGCGGCCGCGCGCACGAGAACCTTGCGGTCGCACCGTTCGAGCGCATCGTCGTCACCGACACGATCCCATTGCGCCCCGGTGTCCCCGACAACGTCGACGTCGTCTCCTGCGCGCCGCTACTGGCTGATTCCATCCGTCGCATCTTCACCGACGACTCCGTCAGCGAGGTCTTCGGCGGCAACAACCACTTGTTCTGA
- a CDS encoding acyl-CoA dehydrogenase family protein, with protein sequence MPVMTDPLDLLDTACLLTEEERDIQQTVRAFLDDRARPHIAEWYDSATFPRDLVPELGKLGLLGMHLDGYGCAGTNAVSYGLACLELEGVDSGLRSFVSVQGSLSMFSIWRWGSEEQKSEWLPRLAAGEAIGCFGLTEPDFGSNPAGMRTRAVRDGDDWVINGSKTWITNGGLADIATVWAQTDDGIRGFLVPRGTRGFTTTDIKQKLSLRASVTSSLHLEDVRLPASAQLSEARGLRGPLACLNEARFGILFGAVGAARDSLRTALRYADSRIQFDRPISAFQLTQKKLADMAVALNSAMLLALHLGRLKDRHELRAEQVSVGKLNNVREAIAIARECRTVLGGSGISGEYSPLRHANNLESVRTYEGTDEVHTLVIGEALTGQAAYR encoded by the coding sequence ATGCCCGTGATGACGGACCCGCTGGACCTGCTGGACACCGCTTGCCTGCTCACCGAGGAGGAGCGGGACATCCAGCAGACCGTGCGCGCCTTCCTCGACGACCGGGCCCGGCCGCACATCGCGGAGTGGTACGACTCAGCGACCTTTCCCCGCGATCTGGTGCCCGAACTCGGCAAACTCGGACTGCTCGGCATGCACCTCGACGGCTACGGCTGCGCGGGCACGAACGCGGTGAGCTACGGCCTGGCCTGTCTGGAACTCGAGGGGGTCGACTCCGGCCTGCGCAGCTTCGTCTCCGTGCAGGGCTCGCTGTCGATGTTCTCGATCTGGCGGTGGGGCTCGGAGGAGCAGAAGTCCGAGTGGCTTCCGCGACTCGCCGCAGGCGAGGCCATCGGCTGTTTCGGGCTGACCGAGCCCGACTTCGGTTCCAACCCCGCAGGCATGCGCACCCGGGCGGTCCGCGACGGCGACGACTGGGTGATCAACGGCTCCAAGACGTGGATCACGAACGGTGGCCTGGCCGACATCGCGACGGTCTGGGCGCAGACCGACGACGGCATCCGCGGCTTCCTCGTCCCCCGCGGTACCCGCGGGTTCACGACGACCGACATCAAGCAGAAGCTGTCCCTGCGCGCGTCGGTGACCTCGTCGCTGCACCTGGAGGACGTCCGCCTCCCGGCGTCCGCACAACTGTCCGAGGCCCGTGGGCTGCGTGGGCCACTGGCGTGCTTGAACGAAGCACGGTTCGGGATCCTCTTCGGAGCGGTCGGGGCTGCTCGAGACAGTCTCCGCACAGCGCTGCGGTACGCGGACTCGCGCATCCAGTTCGACCGGCCGATCAGTGCCTTCCAGCTGACGCAGAAGAAGCTGGCCGACATGGCGGTCGCGCTCAACTCCGCCATGCTGCTGGCCCTGCACCTCGGTCGTCTGAAGGACCGGCACGAGCTCCGCGCCGAGCAGGTCAGCGTGGGCAAGCTGAACAACGTGCGCGAAGCGATCGCCATCGCACGGGAGTGCCGCACCGTCCTCGGCGGCAGCGGCATCTCCGGGGAGTACTCGCCGCTGCGCCACGCCAACAACCTCGAGTCGGTCCGCACCTACGAGGGCACCGATGAAGTGCACACACTGGTCATCGGCGAAGCGCTCACAGGCCAGGCGGCATACCGGTGA